One part of the Mytilus trossulus isolate FHL-02 chromosome 11, PNRI_Mtr1.1.1.hap1, whole genome shotgun sequence genome encodes these proteins:
- the LOC134689591 gene encoding uncharacterized protein LOC134689591 produces MPPFNETSWKQNVFGSVPDVNAVKHLLESSHFNPKRVFSENTKTYYIYCQPILLLLIIGWMGLSLKLVWTHDLKKKYGIMIAYTSLDILASVMQNAMFIVNFTTNDNYVEYNWCIAYEIATNYFPGCLGMISQWLKIGLSLMVFILLYNPMKFKIIVSAKSCALYISFSIICPCAVKVASFLMHFKIEKETKIEKAKQQITQTCRYVTRVTVGTKQIDSSESVLHIINDIVQAILPGILMISLAIGTTFIIRNHTKTRRRLQRQQSNNEDSDFRLAWVTIVATVFHVIYVLPVIINRIVTSSSIASIDMYDTTTTVLRILTVISVPINFLIFSWLSKDFRCKCIAIMKNIGILSRPASSD; encoded by the coding sequence ATGCCTCCATTTAACGAAACATCGTGGAAGCAAAATGTTTTTGGCAGTGTTCCTGATGTAAATGCTGTTAAACATCTTCTAGAAAGCAGTCATTTCAACCCGAAAAGAGTTTTTTCGGAAAATACCAAGACATACTATATTTACTGCCAGCCTATTCTTCTTTTACTTATCATAGGATGGATGGGACTTTCACTGAAACTTGTATGGACACATGATTTAAAGAAGAAATATGGTATAATGATAGCTTATACAAGTCTAGACATACTCGCTAGTGTGATGCAAAATGCCATGTTCATAGTCAATTTTACGACAAATGATAACTATGTTGAATATAACTGGTGTATCGCATATGAAATAGCAACCAACTATTTTCCTGGTTGTTTGGGCATGATTTCACAGTGGCTTAAAATTGGCTTATCATTAATGGTTTTCATCCTTCTTTACAAtcctatgaaatttaaaattattgtaagtGCAAAATCATGTGcactatatatttcattttctataatATGTCCATGTGCTGTAAAAGTTGCAAGTTTTCTCatgcatttcaaaattgaaaaagaaacgaaaattgaaaaagctaaaCAACAAATCACTCAGACATGTCGTTATGTAACTAGAGTTACTGTGGGGACAAAACAAATTGATAGCAGTGAAAGTGTTTTACATATCATCAATGATATTGTTCAAGCAATTTTACCAGGTATTTTGATGATAAGTTTGGCTATAGGAACCACATTTATCATTAGAAATCACACGAAAACCCGCAGACGTCTTCAGAGACAGCAATCGAACAACGAAGATTCCGATTTTAGACTTGCATGGGTGACAATCGTGGCCACGGTTTTTCATGTCATTTATGTCCTCCCAGTTATAATTAACAGGATAGTTACGAGCTCCAGTATTGCTTCAATAGATATGTATGATACTACAACAACGGTTCTCCGAATATTGACTGTAATCAGTGTCCCTATTAATTTCCTGATATTTAGTTGGCTGTCAAAAGACTTTAGATGCAAATGTATAGCCATAATGAAGAATATAGGTATCTTGTCTCGACCTGCGTCATCTGATTAG